The following are from one region of the Pectobacterium actinidiae genome:
- a CDS encoding 4Fe-4S binding protein — translation MSEKARKRWQRRPGTTGGKLPWNDWRNALTWRRATQILLLAINVYIGITFYFWVRYFETGGTSLYMSRPGGIEGWLPIAGLMNVKFTWETGDFPPIHLASMLLLLAFILTSLLLKKSFCSWLCPIGTISEWVGVLGKKIVGRHFILPKWLDIPLRSLKYLLLGFFLYIALSMPAQGIYMFLMSPYGMIADVKMLGFFRNIGTITLVCVFLFIFASLFVHHFWCRYLCPYGALMGVFSLLSPFKIRRNAARCIDCGKCAKACPSNIPVDKLIQVRTAECTACMTCVESCPVASTLHFSLMKPSCSQEKGRETTKPLWRQTALSGITMTVLVLGILFGMIGFAMYIGGWDSPIPEHMYFRLIPGSQSIGHP, via the coding sequence ATGAGCGAGAAAGCAAGAAAGCGGTGGCAACGCCGCCCCGGAACCACTGGCGGTAAACTTCCCTGGAATGACTGGCGCAATGCACTGACCTGGCGCAGAGCAACGCAAATCCTGCTACTGGCGATCAACGTTTATATCGGCATCACCTTCTATTTTTGGGTACGCTACTTTGAAACCGGCGGCACGAGCCTTTATATGTCGAGGCCCGGTGGTATTGAAGGCTGGCTGCCAATTGCCGGATTGATGAATGTGAAGTTCACCTGGGAGACGGGTGATTTCCCCCCTATCCACCTTGCGTCAATGCTATTACTTCTCGCATTTATTCTCACCAGCCTCTTGCTGAAAAAATCGTTCTGCTCCTGGTTGTGCCCTATCGGCACGATTTCCGAGTGGGTAGGTGTATTGGGGAAAAAAATAGTTGGCCGCCATTTCATTCTCCCAAAATGGCTGGATATTCCATTGCGCAGCCTAAAATATCTATTATTAGGTTTTTTCCTCTATATCGCCTTATCGATGCCGGCACAGGGGATTTATATGTTCCTGATGTCGCCCTACGGCATGATCGCCGACGTCAAAATGCTCGGCTTCTTCCGCAATATCGGCACCATCACACTGGTCTGCGTTTTTCTCTTCATCTTTGCCAGCCTGTTTGTCCACCATTTCTGGTGTCGTTACCTCTGTCCTTACGGTGCGCTCATGGGGGTATTTTCGCTGCTGTCCCCCTTCAAGATTCGTCGCAATGCCGCCCGTTGTATCGACTGTGGCAAGTGCGCCAAAGCCTGTCCATCTAACATTCCGGTGGATAAACTGATTCAGGTGAGAACGGCAGAATGCACGGCCTGCATGACCTGCGTCGAATCCTGCCCGGTAGCATCAACGCTCCATTTCTCGCTGATGAAGCCCTCATGTTCGCAGGAAAAAGGCCGAGAAACAACCAAACCGCTATGGCGACAAACTGCACTGTCCGGTATCACGATGACAGTACTGGTACTCGGCATTCTTTTCGGTATGATCGGCTTTGCGATGTACATCGGTGGTTGGGACAGCCCGATTCCCGAACACATGTACTTCCGGCTTATTCCCGGTTCACAGAGCATTGGCCATCCATAA
- a CDS encoding Mor transcription activator family protein, with product MTEPQFRSKGPELLVELSQHVADTVKNVTELDPQTAELVGNAVAKHMMTVWGGQNVYFPMGISWRASQRDLQIYEEFDGRNHSALAKKYNVSLQWIYKIVRTMRKEELQAKQHTQA from the coding sequence ATGACTGAACCACAATTTCGCAGTAAAGGTCCTGAGCTTCTGGTCGAACTTTCTCAACACGTTGCCGATACGGTCAAAAACGTCACGGAGTTAGATCCACAAACCGCCGAGTTAGTCGGCAATGCCGTTGCCAAACATATGATGACCGTATGGGGCGGGCAAAACGTTTATTTCCCGATGGGAATTTCCTGGCGCGCGTCTCAACGCGATCTTCAAATTTATGAAGAGTTTGACGGACGCAATCACAGCGCTTTGGCTAAAAAATATAATGTCTCACTGCAATGGATTTATAAAATTGTCAGAACGATGCGAAAAGAGGAACTACAGGCAAAACAGCACACTCAAGCGTAA
- a CDS encoding XRE family transcriptional regulator, protein MKTTLAERLKTARTAQGLSQKALGDMIGVSQAAIQKIEVGKASQTTKIVELSNALHVRPEWLANGEDPMRSSEVARSLQEPSIPPKSEWGTVSAWDSTTELSEDEVEVPFLKDIEFACGDGRIQSEDYNGFKLRFSKATLRKVGANTDGSGVLCFPAAGDSMEPIIPDGTTVAVDTNNKRIIDGKLYAIAQEGGGNDKLKRIKQLYRKPGGLLVIHSFNREADEEAYESDVEIIGRVFWYSVLL, encoded by the coding sequence ATGAAAACGACACTTGCAGAACGATTAAAGACCGCCAGAACTGCACAAGGGCTTAGCCAAAAAGCACTTGGCGACATGATTGGCGTATCTCAGGCCGCCATACAGAAGATCGAGGTGGGGAAAGCGTCGCAGACAACCAAGATTGTTGAGCTTTCCAATGCACTACATGTTCGTCCTGAATGGTTGGCAAACGGCGAAGACCCAATGCGTAGCAGCGAAGTAGCTCGTTCGCTCCAGGAACCAAGCATTCCGCCAAAATCCGAATGGGGCACCGTATCAGCTTGGGACAGCACGACAGAACTATCAGAGGACGAGGTGGAAGTGCCTTTTTTAAAGGATATTGAGTTTGCTTGCGGCGACGGACGCATTCAAAGTGAGGATTACAACGGCTTTAAGCTCCGTTTCTCTAAAGCAACGCTGCGTAAGGTTGGGGCAAATACCGACGGTTCAGGCGTTCTTTGCTTCCCGGCTGCCGGTGACAGCATGGAACCCATCATCCCTGATGGAACGACTGTCGCAGTTGATACCAACAACAAACGCATCATTGATGGAAAGCTCTATGCCATCGCTCAGGAAGGCGGCGGCAACGACAAACTAAAACGAATCAAACAGCTTTACCGCAAACCCGGCGGTCTTCTCGTCATCCATAGCTTCAATCGCGAGGCTGACGAAGAAGCCTACGAATCCGACGTCGAGATCATTGGCCGCGTGTTCTGGTATTCGGTGCTGCTGTAG
- a CDS encoding sensor domain-containing phosphodiesterase, which yields MSRAPISKDEDKRLAALREYGIKNVLFDPSLSNLISLAANIFSVPIVLVSLVEAERQLFAASVGVPFCETPRDISFCAHTILKKKIMVVPDALKDARFKNNPLVVGVPYIRFYAGIPLITPSGHAIGTLCVVDLKPRTTFTKRDEHNLQDLASLVMDKLEMRRLELARKASQVRFENIANTSPDTILCVNEKGMITFWNTAAEHMLEYTDEEIIGRSINTIVPDAFVVQLNHLVTDRDSLMKGVTLELNVQAKGGSLVPVELSVSMWEDNDNISYGAILRDITERRRNEERLFLLAHLDPLTGLANRTLLTSNLETALKNEPAVCIMMVDLDGFKDVNDSLGHSSGDNILVHVAKKIKATVRSGDVVARMGGDEFALLFPGLNDKKVAGKIAEQIIHEISQAMIIDDHQINISASIGAVLYPEYGLTVQDLLTSADLALYQAKSEGRNCYRFFTRELLEIFQAKHAFQLEFVRAYEQHEFEMFYQPQVKLATNEIVGAEALLRWRHPERGLLSPAAFITALENGPWAERVGDWIVETACRQAAEWCQASNSYFRISINLFSAQFRTGMLAQKIMDILARTGLQPSSLELEITENIILRYDESMLQPLNTLREAGIGIAFDDYGTGYASLSMLKNYPVTRLKIDQTFVRTMCESPPDASIVRAILYLGKSFGLGVIAEGVETLEQSERLRGKGCEEAQGYLFGHPMPAEEFTQLLKLNKPTDV from the coding sequence ATGAGTCGTGCCCCAATAAGCAAAGATGAAGACAAACGTCTTGCTGCTCTTCGTGAGTATGGAATTAAGAACGTATTATTTGACCCGAGTCTGAGCAACCTGATTAGTCTGGCCGCTAACATTTTCAGCGTGCCTATCGTTTTGGTGTCATTGGTAGAGGCAGAGCGCCAACTGTTTGCCGCCAGTGTGGGCGTTCCTTTTTGCGAAACGCCTCGCGATATCTCTTTTTGTGCACATACGATCCTAAAGAAAAAAATCATGGTCGTGCCCGATGCACTTAAGGATGCGCGTTTTAAAAATAACCCACTGGTTGTGGGCGTTCCCTATATTCGTTTTTATGCGGGCATTCCATTAATTACGCCGTCGGGGCATGCCATCGGCACCTTGTGCGTTGTCGATTTAAAACCCAGAACGACATTTACCAAACGTGATGAGCACAATTTGCAGGATCTGGCTTCATTAGTCATGGACAAGCTGGAAATGCGACGTCTGGAACTGGCGCGCAAAGCCAGTCAGGTACGTTTTGAAAATATTGCCAATACCTCGCCTGATACCATTTTGTGCGTTAATGAGAAGGGGATGATCACCTTCTGGAATACCGCAGCGGAACATATGCTGGAATATACCGACGAGGAGATTATTGGTCGCAGTATTAATACCATCGTGCCCGATGCCTTTGTCGTACAGCTCAATCACCTGGTCACGGATCGGGATTCGCTGATGAAAGGCGTAACGCTGGAACTCAATGTACAAGCTAAGGGCGGTAGCCTGGTTCCAGTCGAATTGTCGGTCTCTATGTGGGAAGACAACGACAATATTAGCTATGGTGCGATATTGCGTGACATTACAGAACGGCGGCGCAATGAAGAACGGCTGTTTTTGCTGGCGCATCTGGATCCGTTAACCGGGTTGGCAAACCGGACGTTGCTGACATCTAATCTGGAAACCGCGCTCAAGAATGAACCTGCGGTTTGTATCATGATGGTCGATCTGGACGGGTTTAAAGATGTGAATGACAGTCTGGGGCATTCCAGCGGCGATAATATTCTGGTGCATGTCGCAAAAAAAATAAAAGCCACGGTTCGCTCCGGTGATGTTGTGGCGCGAATGGGCGGTGATGAGTTTGCGCTGCTGTTTCCCGGTCTGAATGACAAAAAGGTTGCGGGCAAAATTGCCGAGCAAATTATCCATGAAATTTCGCAGGCGATGATTATTGACGATCATCAAATCAATATTAGTGCCAGTATTGGCGCGGTGCTATACCCAGAATATGGGTTGACCGTGCAGGATCTGTTGACCAGCGCGGATTTAGCACTGTATCAGGCGAAATCTGAAGGTCGAAACTGCTACCGCTTTTTTACGCGCGAACTGCTTGAGATCTTTCAGGCCAAGCATGCTTTCCAGTTAGAATTTGTGCGCGCTTATGAGCAGCATGAATTTGAGATGTTTTATCAGCCACAGGTCAAATTGGCGACAAATGAGATTGTTGGTGCAGAGGCGCTGTTGCGCTGGCGTCATCCGGAAAGAGGGCTGCTGAGCCCTGCTGCATTTATTACTGCACTGGAAAACGGCCCGTGGGCAGAACGAGTCGGGGATTGGATCGTCGAAACGGCATGCAGGCAGGCGGCGGAATGGTGCCAAGCGAGCAACAGCTATTTTCGTATCAGCATTAATCTTTTCAGCGCACAGTTTCGTACTGGTATGTTGGCGCAAAAGATTATGGATATTCTTGCGCGTACAGGGTTACAGCCAAGTTCGCTGGAACTGGAAATCACGGAAAATATCATCCTGCGGTACGATGAAAGTATGCTGCAGCCGTTAAATACGTTGCGTGAAGCGGGAATCGGTATTGCCTTTGATGATTATGGAACGGGCTATGCGTCGCTCAGTATGCTGAAAAACTACCCAGTGACCCGGCTGAAAATCGATCAAACTTTTGTCAGGACGATGTGCGAGTCTCCGCCGGATGCGTCTATTGTCCGGGCGATCTTGTATCTCGGGAAAAGTTTCGGTCTGGGGGTGATTGCAGAGGGCGTGGAAACATTAGAGCAGAGTGAGCGTCTGCGGGGTAAAGGATGTGAGGAGGCGCAGGGGTATCTGTTTGGGCATCCGATGCCTGCGGAGGAATTTACCCAGTTACTGAAACTGAATAAGCCAACAGACGTTTAA
- a CDS encoding sensor histidine kinase, protein MHEIFEMLLAVFDRAALMLICLFFLTRTSQFRQLLQKEQHSPRERVTVTAIFSLFALFGTYSGINVEGSLVNVRVIAVMSGGILFGPWVGIATGIIAGVHRYLIDIDGITSVPCLITSIIAGITSGYINKKVKKEQQWSIGILGGMLCESLTMLLVVAWATPIELGLDIVSKIAVPMILGSVCIGLIVLLVQSVANEKEVIAARQAKLALDIAHKTLPYFRNINSDSLTAICRIIRTEINADAVAITNTQHIQAYVGIGEEKYNIGHDIISPMTQQAIHDGKIIIKNNDEQHLTPEIHSMIVIPLWEHGQVTGTLKIYYRHAHKITYSLRVMAVGLSQIMSTQIEVSRTEQLRDMANKAELRALQSKINPHFLFNALNAISSSIRINPDTARQLVINLSRYLRYNLELNDDALIDIKKELYQIQDYIAIEQARFGAKLTVIYDIDDDLAYKIPSLLIQPLVENAIVHGIQPCRGKGTVVLSVKEQGDKLLVAVKDTGNGISQETMDRVARNELPGNRIGLLNVHHRVRLLYGEGLHIRRLEPGTEIYFYIPREDKTPSALPDAVQVPRPGHSAAEQTGGNP, encoded by the coding sequence GTGCACGAAATATTTGAGATGCTCCTTGCGGTCTTCGACCGCGCCGCGCTGATGCTGATTTGTCTGTTTTTCCTGACAAGAACGAGTCAGTTCCGGCAATTACTGCAAAAAGAGCAACACTCGCCAAGAGAGCGGGTGACGGTGACGGCTATCTTTTCACTGTTTGCGCTGTTCGGTACGTATTCCGGCATTAATGTTGAAGGGTCGCTCGTCAACGTACGCGTGATTGCCGTGATGTCCGGCGGTATTCTCTTCGGCCCTTGGGTGGGGATTGCGACCGGTATCATTGCGGGAGTGCACCGTTATCTCATTGATATCGATGGCATCACCTCCGTACCTTGTCTGATTACCAGCATCATCGCTGGTATCACTTCCGGCTACATCAATAAGAAAGTTAAAAAAGAGCAGCAGTGGAGCATCGGGATTCTGGGCGGCATGCTGTGTGAATCGTTAACGATGCTGCTGGTCGTCGCATGGGCGACACCAATCGAATTAGGGCTGGATATTGTTTCAAAAATTGCGGTGCCGATGATTCTTGGCTCCGTTTGTATTGGCCTGATCGTCCTGCTGGTGCAAAGTGTGGCGAATGAAAAAGAGGTTATTGCCGCCAGACAGGCCAAACTCGCGCTGGATATCGCACATAAGACACTGCCGTATTTCCGCAATATCAACAGTGATTCGCTGACGGCTATCTGTAGGATCATTCGCACTGAAATTAATGCAGATGCGGTGGCGATAACAAACACGCAGCACATTCAGGCGTATGTAGGGATTGGGGAAGAAAAGTATAATATTGGTCACGATATTATTAGCCCGATGACACAGCAGGCGATTCATGACGGGAAAATCATCATTAAAAATAATGATGAACAGCATCTGACGCCGGAAATCCATTCGATGATTGTCATCCCTCTGTGGGAACATGGGCAGGTGACCGGCACGCTGAAAATCTATTATCGCCATGCGCATAAAATTACCTATTCATTACGCGTAATGGCCGTGGGTTTATCGCAAATCATGTCAACGCAAATTGAAGTGTCACGCACCGAACAACTGCGTGATATGGCAAATAAAGCGGAGTTGAGAGCGCTGCAAAGTAAGATCAATCCGCACTTTCTTTTTAATGCGCTGAATGCGATCTCCTCGTCTATTCGTATTAATCCCGATACCGCGCGGCAACTGGTGATTAACCTGTCTCGCTATTTGCGCTACAACCTCGAACTCAACGACGATGCGCTGATCGATATAAAGAAAGAGCTGTACCAAATTCAGGATTATATCGCGATTGAGCAGGCGCGGTTCGGTGCCAAGTTAACGGTAATCTACGATATCGACGATGATTTAGCGTACAAGATCCCCAGCTTATTAATTCAGCCGCTGGTAGAAAACGCGATTGTGCATGGTATTCAGCCTTGCAGAGGTAAAGGAACCGTTGTGTTATCCGTGAAGGAGCAGGGCGATAAGTTGTTGGTCGCGGTCAAAGACACGGGTAATGGTATCAGTCAGGAAACCATGGATCGCGTCGCGCGTAACGAATTGCCGGGTAATCGAATTGGTCTGCTGAATGTCCATCACCGGGTTCGTTTGCTCTATGGTGAGGGTTTGCATATTCGCCGTCTTGAACCTGGGACTGAGATTTATTTCTACATTCCACGAGAAGATAAAACCCCGTCGGCGTTGCCGGATGCCGTTCAGGTGCCGCGGCCGGGACATTCTGCTGCTGAACAAACAGGAGGCAACCCATGA
- a CDS encoding LytR/AlgR family response regulator transcription factor translates to MKAIIVEDEFLAQQELSYLIKQHSDITIEATFDDGLDVLKYLQHNEVDAIFLDINIPSLDGVWLAQNISKFAHKPYIIFITAYKEHAVEAFEVEAFDYILKPYHESRIVTMLRKLEATWQQRQMAPAAETGAQAGAPRGAQHTINLMKDERIIVTDINNIYYAAAQEKVTLVYTRREEFIMPMNITEFCSRLPEEYFFRCHRSYCVNLTKIREIVPWFNNTYILRLNDLDFEVPVSRSKIKAFRSLMRL, encoded by the coding sequence ATGAAAGCCATTATCGTTGAAGATGAGTTCCTCGCGCAGCAAGAGCTGAGTTACCTTATCAAACAGCACAGTGATATTACGATTGAGGCGACATTCGATGACGGGCTGGATGTCCTGAAATATCTGCAACATAACGAAGTCGATGCGATCTTTTTGGATATCAATATTCCTTCGTTAGATGGTGTCTGGCTGGCGCAAAATATCAGCAAATTTGCGCATAAACCTTACATCATTTTTATTACGGCATACAAAGAACACGCGGTAGAGGCGTTTGAAGTCGAAGCCTTTGATTACATTCTTAAGCCGTATCATGAATCACGTATCGTCACGATGCTGCGTAAACTGGAAGCGACCTGGCAACAGCGGCAAATGGCACCCGCTGCTGAAACAGGTGCGCAGGCGGGTGCACCGAGAGGCGCACAGCACACCATTAACCTGATGAAAGACGAACGTATTATCGTTACGGACATCAACAATATCTATTATGCCGCGGCGCAGGAAAAGGTCACGCTGGTTTATACCCGGCGTGAGGAGTTCATTATGCCGATGAACATTACGGAGTTTTGTAGTCGTTTGCCGGAAGAGTATTTCTTCCGCTGCCATCGGTCTTACTGCGTCAACCTGACGAAAATCCGTGAAATTGTGCCGTGGTTTAACAATACCTATATCCTGCGATTGAACGATCTGGATTTTGAAGTCCCGGTAAGCCGAAGCAAGATAAAGGCGTTCAGGTCATTGATGCGTCTTTAA
- a CDS encoding L-lactate MFS transporter — protein sequence MNTKPVNRGLIVLGTIITQMGLGTIYTWSLFNQPLVDKFGWTLSSVATTFSITSFCLAFATLFAGKFQERIGLRRLTMIAGIALGAGLMASAASPSLTLIYLLMGVVVGFADGTAYITTLSNLIKWFPNRKGLIAGISVGAFGTGSLLFKYVNSFLIAEVGVSEAFFYWGIIVMAMILVGSSLLKEPAAVPVQQAVVQGQTRDFSLAEMLATKESYLLFIIFFTACMSGLYLIGIVKDIGVQMAGMDMATAANAVSAIAIFNTVGRIVLGALSDNVGRMRVISFTLFVTILAVSVMTFLPLNPILFFACVSAIAFCFGGNITVFPAIVGDFFGLKNHSKNYGVIYQGFGIGALSGSFIAAQLGGFQATFMAIIIMSVISLLITLWVKPPKHQPVEASMRTDMAHAQS from the coding sequence ATGAATACCAAACCTGTTAACCGGGGATTGATTGTCCTCGGTACGATCATCACCCAAATGGGACTCGGCACGATTTACACCTGGAGTTTATTCAACCAGCCGCTGGTGGACAAATTCGGCTGGACGCTGAGTTCAGTGGCGACGACGTTTTCCATTACCAGTTTCTGTCTGGCCTTTGCCACGCTGTTTGCCGGTAAATTTCAGGAACGTATTGGCCTGCGCCGCTTAACGATGATCGCCGGTATCGCGCTGGGTGCAGGCCTGATGGCGAGTGCGGCAAGCCCGTCGCTGACGCTGATTTATCTGCTGATGGGGGTTGTTGTCGGTTTCGCGGATGGCACGGCTTACATTACGACGCTGTCCAATTTGATCAAATGGTTCCCTAACCGGAAAGGGCTGATTGCGGGTATCTCTGTTGGCGCCTTTGGTACTGGAAGCCTGCTGTTCAAATACGTAAACAGTTTTTTGATTGCGGAAGTCGGTGTGTCAGAAGCCTTTTTCTACTGGGGCATTATCGTCATGGCGATGATTCTGGTCGGTAGCTCACTGCTGAAAGAACCTGCTGCGGTGCCAGTTCAGCAGGCTGTGGTTCAGGGGCAGACGCGTGATTTCTCGCTGGCTGAAATGCTGGCGACCAAAGAATCGTATTTGCTGTTTATTATCTTCTTCACTGCATGCATGAGCGGCCTGTACTTGATCGGTATTGTGAAGGATATCGGTGTGCAAATGGCCGGAATGGATATGGCGACGGCGGCCAATGCAGTGTCTGCGATTGCGATTTTTAATACCGTTGGGCGTATTGTACTTGGCGCACTTTCCGATAATGTCGGACGTATGCGGGTGATCAGCTTTACGCTGTTCGTGACGATTCTGGCCGTATCCGTGATGACGTTCCTGCCACTTAATCCGATTCTGTTCTTTGCCTGTGTCAGCGCGATTGCCTTCTGCTTTGGCGGCAATATCACGGTGTTCCCGGCGATTGTTGGCGACTTCTTCGGCCTGAAAAATCACAGCAAAAACTACGGCGTGATTTATCAAGGGTTCGGTATCGGTGCGTTGTCTGGCTCGTTTATCGCCGCACAGTTAGGGGGATTCCAGGCCACCTTTATGGCAATCATCATTATGTCGGTCATCTCGCTACTGATTACCCTGTGGGTTAAACCACCGAAACATCAACCTGTTGAAGCCTCAATGCGTACGGATATGGCACACGCACAGAGCTAA
- the ugpB gene encoding sn-glycerol-3-phosphate ABC transporter substrate-binding protein UgpB has product MMIRFGFSSVFWMLLSVVLLIPLSAKAAVELTFWHGMDSNLNTELIRLVNRFNESQTMYHVEPIYKGSYEQTLAAGIAAYRTGNAPDILQVYDVGTPNMIHSGAIIPVFDLFKQAGIENDEKAFLPAVALFYSDSQTGHLISQPFNSSTPVLYYNKDAFIKAGLDPDKPPLTWNELAYDATRLRESGMTCGYTNAGQQGWILLEAFSVWNGLPIATKNNGFDGVDTHLLVNGPLQVAHIAQLAEMMKKKAFSYFGRNDEGTTRFYNGDCGILTTSSGGLRKIQNYAKFHYGVGMLPYSEEAKGAPQNTFIGGASLWVMKGKPASHYQGIAEFLHFLTLPENAAEWHQMTGYLPVTLPAYDLTREQGFYARYPGSDIAMKQITNKPPLPYTRGFRLGNMPQIRTIMDEELEKVWAEQETPQQALDNVVSRGDRLLQHFAQSVSRRS; this is encoded by the coding sequence ATGATGATTCGGTTTGGGTTCTCGTCTGTTTTTTGGATGCTGCTAAGTGTGGTCTTGCTCATTCCGCTGTCTGCCAAGGCGGCTGTTGAGCTGACGTTTTGGCATGGCATGGATAGCAACCTGAACACGGAGTTGATACGGCTGGTCAACCGGTTTAACGAGTCTCAGACGATGTATCATGTTGAGCCTATCTATAAGGGCAGCTATGAACAGACGCTGGCTGCGGGGATTGCCGCGTATCGCACCGGTAATGCACCGGATATTTTGCAGGTTTATGATGTCGGTACGCCGAATATGATACACAGCGGGGCGATTATCCCAGTGTTCGACCTGTTCAAACAGGCTGGTATCGAAAATGATGAAAAAGCCTTTCTGCCCGCGGTGGCGCTATTTTATAGCGACAGCCAGACCGGGCATCTGATTTCCCAACCGTTTAACAGTTCAACCCCCGTGCTCTACTACAACAAAGATGCGTTTATTAAAGCGGGACTCGATCCTGATAAGCCGCCACTTACCTGGAATGAGCTGGCGTACGACGCGACGCGACTGCGTGAGAGTGGAATGACCTGTGGTTATACGAATGCAGGGCAGCAGGGCTGGATATTGCTGGAAGCCTTTAGCGTGTGGAACGGACTGCCGATCGCGACGAAAAACAATGGTTTTGACGGTGTCGATACGCACTTGTTGGTGAATGGTCCGTTGCAGGTCGCACACATCGCCCAGCTTGCGGAAATGATGAAGAAGAAAGCGTTCAGTTATTTTGGTCGTAATGACGAAGGGACTACGCGCTTTTATAACGGCGATTGCGGCATATTGACCACGTCATCGGGTGGGCTACGCAAGATTCAGAATTATGCAAAATTTCACTACGGCGTTGGGATGCTGCCTTACAGCGAAGAAGCGAAAGGTGCGCCGCAAAATACATTCATCGGAGGGGCAAGTCTCTGGGTCATGAAAGGGAAACCGGCATCACATTATCAAGGGATCGCTGAATTCCTGCATTTCCTCACGCTGCCGGAGAATGCCGCAGAATGGCATCAGATGACGGGCTATTTGCCGGTGACACTGCCAGCCTACGATCTGACGCGTGAGCAGGGATTTTATGCCCGATATCCCGGTAGCGATATTGCCATGAAACAGATAACGAATAAACCGCCGCTGCCTTATACGCGTGGGTTTCGCTTGGGTAATATGCCGCAAATTCGCACCATCATGGATGAAGAACTGGAGAAAGTCTGGGCAGAGCAGGAAACGCCGCAGCAGGCGCTAGACAATGTGGTTTCGCGGGGAGATCGTCTGTTGCAGCATTTTGCTCAGTCGGTTTCCCGCCGTTCGTGA
- a CDS encoding glycerophosphodiester phosphodiesterase family protein, producing the protein MTRQSKGITQELIAVQNPTVLSVAHRGVWASAPENSLAALREAIRLGVDIVEIDAQLTADSHVVVIHDDTLDRTSDMRGCIGKMMLAEIRQARLRGSNGGSAWPLSNEKVPLLYEVLEEARGRIVVNVDVKHEHEFGVIARDIRDKGLSAGVIMKSPVDLASARFPISSPLRDTQIPYMPMIHFRRGETVDILRQIDDIGVAIVEARFDHIETLTEAYTEFQRLGVRIWVNTLDCSHSLDYSDRRALVNPDAVWGALIHAGVGAIQVDHAAALIDFRSTLLR; encoded by the coding sequence ATGACAAGGCAAAGTAAAGGCATCACTCAGGAATTAATCGCGGTACAAAATCCTACGGTGCTGAGCGTAGCACATCGCGGCGTCTGGGCATCGGCACCGGAAAATTCGCTGGCGGCGCTGCGCGAAGCTATTCGTCTGGGCGTTGACATCGTGGAAATCGATGCACAATTAACGGCAGATAGCCACGTTGTCGTGATTCATGATGACACGCTCGATCGCACGAGCGATATGCGTGGTTGCATTGGCAAGATGATGCTGGCGGAGATTCGTCAGGCACGTCTACGCGGGAGTAATGGCGGTTCGGCATGGCCATTGAGTAACGAAAAAGTCCCGCTGTTGTATGAAGTTCTTGAAGAGGCTCGAGGGCGTATAGTCGTCAATGTTGATGTCAAACATGAGCACGAATTTGGTGTGATCGCCCGTGATATTCGCGATAAAGGCTTGAGCGCCGGCGTGATCATGAAAAGTCCGGTGGATCTTGCCTCTGCCCGTTTTCCCATTTCATCACCGTTGCGGGATACCCAAATACCCTACATGCCGATGATCCACTTCAGACGGGGGGAAACCGTCGATATTTTGCGACAGATTGATGACATTGGCGTTGCCATTGTGGAAGCCCGCTTTGATCATATTGAGACGTTGACTGAGGCGTATACCGAGTTTCAACGGCTTGGCGTGCGGATTTGGGTAAACACACTGGATTGCTCACATTCACTCGATTACAGCGACAGGCGAGCTTTAGTCAACCCTGACGCGGTATGGGGCGCATTAATTCACGCTGGTGTGGGGGCGATTCAGGTGGATCACGCTGCCGCATTGATCGATTTCCGTTCAACATTGTTACGCTGA